A part of Clostridium novyi genomic DNA contains:
- a CDS encoding alpha/beta-type small acid-soluble spore protein translates to MSKRPLVPEAKDKLDKLKTEYANELGIKFNDKYKGNETTKLNGYTGGPIGG, encoded by the coding sequence ATGAGTAAAAGACCTTTAGTACCAGAAGCTAAAGATAAATTAGATAAATTAAAAACAGAATATGCAAATGAACTTGGCATAAAATTTAATGATAAGTATAAAGGAAATGAAACTACAAAATTAAATGGATATACCGGTGGACCTATTGGAGGGTGA